In one window of Bizionia sp. M204 DNA:
- a CDS encoding universal stress protein, with the protein MKKILVPTDFSKEAEQALKVAAQLAKKHDSEIYLLHMLELPLDQVDALSHYSELPEAMFFMKLAHQKFEKTMSQDYLNDIVVHETVDFNQTFTGITNTCKEHGIDLIVMGSHGANGFKEMFIGSNTEKVVRTAESPVLVIKNEHDNFEINDFVFASDFKNDNKGTYKQAIKLAEALDAKIHLLFVNTANNFVTTDVAKGRILDFISGNDFENYTISIYNDDSVEKGILNFSHVVGADLIGISTHGRQGIAHFFNGSISEDLVNHAKRPVVTFKI; encoded by the coding sequence ATGAAAAAAATTCTTGTTCCTACCGATTTTTCAAAAGAAGCAGAACAGGCTTTAAAAGTCGCCGCTCAATTAGCAAAAAAACATGATAGTGAAATTTATTTACTCCACATGTTGGAGCTTCCATTAGATCAGGTGGATGCTTTAAGCCACTATAGTGAGTTACCCGAAGCCATGTTTTTTATGAAATTAGCGCATCAAAAATTTGAAAAAACGATGTCTCAAGATTACTTAAATGATATAGTTGTTCACGAAACAGTAGATTTTAATCAAACATTTACAGGCATTACAAACACCTGTAAGGAACATGGAATTGACTTAATTGTTATGGGTTCTCATGGTGCCAATGGTTTTAAAGAAATGTTTATTGGTTCCAACACTGAGAAAGTGGTGAGAACTGCTGAATCACCTGTTCTCGTGATTAAAAACGAGCATGACAATTTTGAAATAAACGATTTTGTTTTTGCTTCAGATTTTAAAAATGATAATAAAGGAACATACAAACAAGCTATTAAATTAGCGGAAGCTTTAGACGCAAAAATTCATTTACTATTTGTAAATACCGCTAACAACTTTGTAACGACAGATGTCGCTAAAGGCAGAATATTAGATTTTATATCGGGTAATGACTTTGAAAATTACACCATTTCCATATATAATGATGACAGCGTTGAAAAAGGAATCTTAAACTTCTCGCACGTTGTGGGAGCCGATTTAATAGGTATTAGTACACACGGCAGACAAGGTATTGCTCATTTCTTCAATGGCAGTATTAGCGAAGACTTAGTAAACCACGCCAAACGACCAGTGGTTACTTTTAAAATATAA
- the rimP gene encoding ribosome assembly cofactor RimP, giving the protein MLRKTVETLLNDALEEREDLFLIDFTMGEDNSISIIIDGDHGVTVDDCVFISRAIEHNIDREEHDFSLEVASGGATAPLVHTRQYKKNIGRDLEIRTKEEEVTGQLTKATDTHITLAWKAREPKPVGKGKVTVQKEAEIAYQDIVEAKVMIKF; this is encoded by the coding sequence ATGTTAAGAAAAACTGTAGAAACCTTATTGAATGATGCCCTTGAGGAGCGAGAAGATTTATTTCTAATCGATTTTACCATGGGCGAAGACAATTCTATTTCAATTATTATAGATGGCGATCATGGTGTAACCGTTGATGATTGCGTGTTTATTAGTCGTGCTATTGAGCATAATATTGATCGAGAAGAACATGATTTTTCATTAGAAGTAGCTTCAGGAGGTGCAACAGCGCCTTTAGTTCATACCAGACAATACAAGAAAAACATTGGTAGAGATTTAGAAATTAGAACAAAAGAAGAAGAAGTAACCGGCCAGCTTACAAAAGCAACCGATACACACATTACTTTAGCGTGGAAGGCAAGAGAGCCGAAACCTGTAGGTAAAGGAAAAGTAACAGTACAAAAAGAGGCAGAAATAGCCTATCAAGATATTGTAGAAGCAAAAGTTATGATAAAATTTTAA
- a CDS encoding protein O-mannosyl-transferase family: protein MTHISFKKWNTILGWFAFLVAFITFGLTVEPTVSFWDAGEYILTSAKLQVGHPPGAPLFQMFGAFFSMFALEPSQVGFMLNMMSAVASAFTILFMFFTITLLLRKLVGEAETLNKTQKIAILGSALVGSLAFTFTDSFWFNAVETEVYAMATLIMSVLFWLGLRWERDMDNPRGNRWLILIAFIIGLSFGVHFMGLLTIPAIGLIYYFKNYKTVTIKNFIIANVVSIAILLFIFKLLAPNILRIFSATEIFFVNSFGLPFHSGTIFASIALIALVYFGLKYTHNKNYKHLNTGLLCITFVIIGFSSWLMLPIRANADVVINENDPSDARELLAYYNLEQYPETHLFYGPQFTDQYSGLDENEPYIDDKPNYEKDLKTGKYVIINDWEKARQNYNSEHASILPRMWSGENAENYMIFTGYLDFKLKPEYQMDNELRAAVNNFKNEIANGMVDYEDYHKFLSQNSQIIDVEKPSLGSNVAYMLEYQLGYMYWRYFMWNFVGRQNDVQGKLDDFNGNWLSGIGFIDEWHLGLPQTDLPSDVKNNKARNTYFFLPFILGVIGLFFLYNKDKKLFWVMLVFFLFTGLAIQVYTNVRPFEPRERDYSLVGSFYVFALWIGFGVYAIVDMLKTKIKSKALAPAVTILCLILVPGILAANNWDDHDRSDKYTARAMAKMYLDSCEENGILFSIGDNDTFALWYAQEIEGYRTDVRVVNTSLFQTDWYIDQMKRKAYDSDPIPSTLTHEQYRSGTRDYVPKQIEYRDAQGRLQPVMNKDTLLIKDFMDFVSSDNPKTKMSYILQMRGEDPSYYPIQYQKSNYFPVENIRVPVNKENVLKYGIVKEKDADKIEDYVDIRITDGAIYKNRLLMLDIIATNDWKRPIYFTGGAFGNDDYIWMKDYLQLDGMVYKLVPIKTPVNRANPFDMGRVDSDFMYNKVKNWDWGNSGSPDIYHDVETRKNSITYRGNLARLIEQLINEDQPEKAEEIADIAMDNMPVDYFGYYTLLEPYISAYYEVDSQEKARKLFMDVAEKYQENLTYYSKLDEEQQRYVFEKIYTDIERYKSIVDVVITYDKEFAKTETKTFSNFLNLFSHFYGGDDVPDVEPEIEERPEPIDVDMLQSDTISIAPEE, encoded by the coding sequence ATGACACATATTAGCTTTAAAAAGTGGAATACTATTTTAGGATGGTTCGCTTTTTTAGTCGCATTCATCACATTCGGACTAACAGTTGAGCCAACTGTAAGCTTTTGGGATGCAGGTGAATACATCCTAACATCAGCCAAATTACAAGTTGGCCATCCACCTGGAGCACCACTGTTTCAAATGTTTGGTGCCTTCTTTTCTATGTTTGCTTTGGAGCCTTCGCAAGTTGGTTTTATGCTAAATATGATGAGTGCGGTAGCAAGTGCATTTACTATTTTATTCATGTTTTTTACCATCACACTTTTATTAAGAAAGTTAGTTGGCGAAGCAGAGACACTTAACAAAACTCAAAAAATTGCAATTTTAGGGAGTGCCTTAGTAGGAAGTTTAGCGTTTACATTTACCGATTCGTTTTGGTTTAATGCCGTTGAAACGGAAGTTTACGCCATGGCCACTTTAATTATGTCTGTTTTATTCTGGCTTGGCCTTCGTTGGGAACGTGATATGGACAACCCTAGAGGAAACCGTTGGCTCATTCTAATAGCTTTTATTATTGGACTGTCCTTTGGTGTTCACTTTATGGGATTATTAACCATTCCTGCTATTGGATTAATTTATTATTTCAAAAATTATAAAACGGTTACTATAAAAAACTTCATTATTGCCAATGTAGTATCTATAGCTATTCTACTTTTTATCTTTAAATTATTAGCACCTAATATTCTACGTATTTTTAGTGCAACTGAAATTTTCTTCGTCAATTCCTTCGGATTACCATTTCACTCGGGAACTATCTTTGCTAGTATTGCATTGATTGCATTAGTTTATTTCGGATTAAAATATACACATAACAAAAATTACAAACATCTTAATACCGGTTTACTTTGTATTACCTTTGTTATAATAGGTTTTTCGTCATGGCTTATGCTACCTATTCGTGCCAATGCCGATGTGGTAATTAATGAAAACGACCCTAGTGATGCACGCGAACTTCTGGCTTATTATAATTTAGAACAATATCCCGAAACCCATTTGTTTTATGGACCACAATTTACCGATCAATATTCTGGTTTAGACGAAAACGAACCGTATATTGATGACAAGCCAAACTACGAAAAAGACTTAAAAACTGGAAAGTACGTTATTATAAACGACTGGGAAAAAGCTCGCCAGAATTACAATTCGGAACACGCCTCCATTCTACCACGTATGTGGAGTGGCGAAAATGCTGAAAATTATATGATTTTTACTGGGTATTTGGATTTCAAACTGAAACCTGAATACCAAATGGATAACGAGCTTCGCGCTGCCGTTAACAACTTCAAAAATGAAATTGCCAACGGCATGGTAGATTATGAGGATTACCACAAATTTTTGAGTCAAAATAGTCAGATTATTGATGTAGAAAAACCGTCATTAGGAAGCAATGTTGCCTATATGCTAGAATACCAATTAGGCTATATGTATTGGCGTTATTTTATGTGGAATTTTGTAGGACGCCAAAATGATGTTCAAGGGAAACTTGATGATTTTAATGGCAACTGGTTAAGTGGCATTGGGTTTATTGACGAATGGCATTTAGGACTACCACAAACCGATTTACCTAGCGATGTAAAAAACAACAAAGCGCGAAACACCTATTTCTTCTTACCTTTTATACTTGGCGTCATAGGTTTATTCTTTCTTTACAATAAAGATAAAAAACTATTCTGGGTGATGTTGGTTTTCTTCCTATTTACAGGATTAGCCATTCAAGTGTATACCAATGTGAGACCGTTTGAACCACGAGAACGAGATTATTCTTTAGTTGGCTCCTTTTACGTGTTTGCGCTGTGGATAGGTTTTGGTGTTTATGCTATAGTGGATATGCTTAAAACAAAAATCAAATCGAAAGCCTTAGCGCCAGCCGTTACCATTTTATGTCTAATTCTTGTTCCAGGAATTTTAGCGGCTAATAACTGGGATGATCATGACCGTTCTGATAAATATACAGCGCGTGCCATGGCAAAAATGTATCTGGATTCTTGTGAAGAAAACGGTATTTTATTCTCCATTGGTGATAATGATACCTTCGCGTTATGGTATGCCCAAGAAATTGAAGGCTACAGAACCGATGTTCGTGTAGTAAACACCAGTTTATTCCAAACGGATTGGTATATAGACCAAATGAAACGTAAAGCGTATGATAGTGACCCTATTCCTTCAACATTAACACATGAACAATACCGTTCGGGTACGCGCGACTATGTTCCTAAACAAATTGAATATAGAGATGCACAAGGAAGACTGCAACCCGTTATGAACAAGGATACCTTGCTTATTAAGGACTTTATGGATTTCGTTAGCAGTGATAATCCGAAAACAAAAATGAGTTACATTTTACAAATGCGAGGCGAGGACCCAAGTTATTATCCGATTCAATATCAGAAGTCGAATTATTTTCCAGTTGAAAATATTCGCGTGCCAGTAAACAAAGAAAATGTCTTGAAATACGGTATCGTTAAAGAGAAGGATGCCGATAAAATTGAAGACTATGTGGATATCAGAATTACCGATGGTGCCATTTATAAAAATCGTTTGTTAATGTTGGATATCATTGCTACCAACGACTGGAAACGTCCTATTTATTTTACAGGTGGTGCTTTTGGAAACGACGATTACATCTGGATGAAAGATTACTTACAATTAGATGGCATGGTTTATAAATTAGTTCCAATAAAAACACCAGTTAACAGAGCCAATCCTTTCGATATGGGTCGCGTTGACAGTGATTTTATGTATAACAAGGTTAAAAACTGGGATTGGGGAAATAGCGGAAGTCCCGATATTTATCACGATGTGGAAACACGTAAAAACTCCATTACCTATCGCGGAAATCTTGCCCGTTTAATTGAACAATTAATTAATGAAGATCAACCAGAAAAAGCCGAAGAGATTGCTGACATTGCTATGGATAATATGCCAGTAGATTACTTTGGTTATTATACCTTGTTAGAACCCTATATTAGTGCTTATTATGAGGTTGATTCTCAAGAGAAGGCACGTAAGCTCTTTATGGATGTCGCTGAAAAATATCAAGAAAACTTGACCTATTATAGCAAGCTTGATGAAGAGCAGCAACGCTATGTGTTCGAGAAAATTTATACCGATATTGAACGCTATAAGAGTATTGTGGATGTTGTGATTACCTATGATAAAGAATTTGCTAAAACCGAAACCAAGACGTTTTCAAATTTCTTAAATCTATTTAGTCACTTTTATGGTGGTGATGACGTTCCTGATGTTGAACCCGAAATAGAAGAACGACCAGAACCAATAGATGTTGACATGCTGCAATCAGATACTATAAGTATTGCACCAGAAGAATAA
- a CDS encoding co-chaperone YbbN produces MSKFGELIDVNIPVLLDFFTEWNDQSTAMHAVLRDVAAALGDKAKVIKIDVDKNKELAEALRVKGLPTLIIYKNGEMKWRHSGEQDANTLIGIIQEYI; encoded by the coding sequence ATGTCAAAATTTGGGGAACTTATAGATGTTAATATTCCTGTTTTATTAGATTTTTTTACGGAATGGAACGACCAATCAACAGCTATGCATGCAGTATTGCGAGATGTTGCTGCTGCACTTGGTGATAAAGCCAAAGTTATTAAAATTGATGTTGATAAAAATAAGGAATTAGCCGAAGCGCTTCGCGTTAAAGGCTTGCCAACATTAATCATCTACAAAAATGGTGAAATGAAATGGCGCCATAGTGGAGAACAAGATGCCAACACGCTTATAGGCATTATTCAAGAATATATTTAA
- a CDS encoding polysaccharide deacetylase family protein, giving the protein MGIVPVKTPTIIKKILPDYVWEFSTSEKVLYLTFDDGPTPEITQWTLDTLKQYQAKATFFCIGNNIQKHPEIFHNILNEGHRVGNHSNTHLKGWRTTVENYISDIREAQTIINFELEKSEVAMQDAHPSCLFRPPYGQIKPSQGKTLKALGYTVVTWSILSFDWEKETAPETCYNNVINEARPGSIIVFHDSVKASKNLMHALPKVLVYFSEKGYSFKRLPI; this is encoded by the coding sequence ATGGGAATTGTTCCTGTTAAAACACCAACGATTATAAAAAAAATACTCCCAGACTATGTTTGGGAGTTTTCTACTTCTGAAAAGGTGTTATACCTGACGTTTGATGATGGTCCGACACCAGAAATTACCCAATGGACACTAGATACTTTAAAGCAATATCAAGCAAAAGCAACATTTTTCTGTATTGGCAATAACATTCAGAAACATCCCGAAATTTTTCATAATATTCTGAATGAAGGTCATCGCGTTGGGAACCATTCGAATACGCATTTAAAAGGTTGGCGCACAACAGTAGAAAATTATATTTCGGATATCCGTGAAGCACAAACAATTATTAATTTTGAATTGGAAAAATCTGAAGTTGCTATGCAAGACGCTCATCCATCATGCTTATTTAGACCGCCTTATGGACAAATAAAACCAAGTCAAGGGAAAACCTTGAAAGCATTAGGGTATACGGTTGTTACTTGGAGTATTTTGTCTTTTGACTGGGAAAAAGAAACAGCTCCAGAAACCTGTTATAACAATGTTATTAATGAAGCAAGGCCAGGAAGTATTATTGTATTCCATGATAGTGTGAAAGCTTCTAAAAACCTTATGCATGCACTACCTAAAGTACTTGTCTACTTTTCAGAAAAAGGATATAGCTTTAAAAGGCTACCTATTTAA
- the nusA gene encoding transcription termination factor NusA, which translates to MENLALIDSFSEFKDDKLIDRVTLMAILEDVFRNALKKKFGDDDNFDIIINPDKGDLEIWRNRIVVADGEVEEPNQEISLSEARKIEPDFEVGEDVSEEVKLIDLGRRSILALRQNLISKIHEHDNTNIYKQFKDLVGEIYTAEVHHIRHRAVILLDDDGNEIILPKEKQIPSDFFRKGDNVRGIIESVELKGNKPAIIMSRTAPVFLEKLFEQEIPEVFDGLITIKNVVRIPGEKAKVAVDSYDDRIDPVGACVGMKGSRIHGIVRELGNENIDVINYTSNLQLYITRALSPARVTSIKIDEENKRAEAILKPEEVSKAIGRGGHNIRLAGQLTGYEIDVFREGAEEDVELSEFRDEIEPWIIKEFSKVGLDTAKSILEQDVQDLVKRTDLEEETIIEIIRILKEEFED; encoded by the coding sequence ATGGAGAATCTTGCGTTAATTGACTCATTTTCGGAGTTTAAAGACGATAAATTAATCGATCGTGTAACGTTAATGGCGATTTTAGAAGACGTTTTTAGAAACGCCCTTAAGAAGAAGTTTGGTGATGATGATAATTTTGATATTATTATTAATCCAGATAAAGGCGATTTAGAAATATGGAGAAATCGTATAGTTGTTGCAGATGGTGAAGTAGAAGAGCCAAATCAAGAAATTTCATTATCGGAAGCTCGAAAAATTGAGCCAGATTTTGAAGTAGGTGAAGACGTATCAGAAGAAGTAAAACTAATTGATTTAGGACGTCGTTCAATATTAGCATTAAGACAAAACTTAATTTCTAAAATACACGAACACGATAACACGAATATCTATAAGCAATTTAAAGATTTAGTTGGTGAAATTTATACAGCAGAAGTGCATCATATTCGTCACAGAGCTGTAATTTTGTTAGATGATGATGGGAATGAAATTATTCTTCCAAAAGAAAAACAAATTCCTTCAGATTTCTTTAGAAAAGGAGATAACGTTCGTGGTATTATAGAAAGTGTTGAGCTTAAAGGTAATAAGCCAGCTATTATTATGTCTAGAACAGCGCCTGTATTTTTAGAGAAGTTGTTTGAGCAGGAAATACCAGAAGTTTTTGATGGTTTAATTACAATTAAAAATGTGGTGCGTATTCCAGGAGAGAAAGCCAAAGTAGCGGTGGACTCTTATGATGATAGAATAGATCCAGTTGGAGCTTGTGTAGGTATGAAAGGTTCTAGAATTCACGGAATTGTTCGCGAATTAGGAAACGAAAATATTGACGTTATTAATTACACAAGCAACTTGCAATTATATATTACAAGAGCATTAAGTCCAGCACGTGTAACATCCATCAAAATTGATGAAGAAAACAAACGTGCCGAAGCTATATTAAAACCAGAAGAGGTTAGTAAAGCCATTGGACGTGGTGGTCATAACATCCGTTTAGCAGGCCAATTAACGGGCTACGAGATTGATGTATTTAGAGAGGGAGCTGAGGAAGATGTGGAATTATCAGAATTCCGCGATGAAATTGAACCTTGGATTATTAAAGAATTTAGTAAAGTTGGTTTAGATACAGCTAAGAGTATACTAGAACAAGATGTTCAGGACTTGGTTAAGAGAACCGATTTAGAAGAAGAAACAATTATTGAAATAATTAGAATTCTTAAAGAAGAATTCGAAGATTAA